A section of the Veillonella criceti genome encodes:
- the cobK gene encoding precorrin-6A reductase, giving the protein MIWVIAGTLDGRNLAVTVRETTGEPVFVSVVSQYGAQLAAHEGIEVHTGRLDKEAMKDIIASKQIRLLIDASHPYAAIVTATAREAAADMRIPFLRFERKEVPLPAYDKLHHVSNEVEAAQLAGELAKTLHKRVYLTTGSKTMHIFAKAEALLDVEVWTRVLPTAEVLTMMEDLGVSPKRIIAMQGPFSYDMNRVMFADTKADVVVMKNSGLVGGSDTKLQAAIDLGLHIILIDRPEPAKGAMTISSAQEFCDLWEDKNSGIH; this is encoded by the coding sequence ATGATTTGGGTCATTGCGGGCACATTGGATGGTCGCAATTTAGCCGTAACCGTTCGTGAAACAACGGGTGAACCTGTATTTGTATCTGTAGTTAGTCAATATGGCGCTCAATTAGCGGCGCACGAAGGCATTGAAGTGCATACAGGTCGGCTCGATAAAGAGGCTATGAAAGACATTATAGCCTCTAAACAAATTCGGTTGCTCATTGATGCCAGTCATCCTTATGCAGCTATTGTAACGGCTACAGCGCGTGAAGCGGCGGCTGACATGAGGATTCCGTTTTTGCGGTTTGAACGAAAGGAAGTACCCCTACCAGCCTATGACAAACTTCATCATGTGAGCAATGAAGTCGAAGCGGCTCAATTGGCCGGTGAACTAGCAAAAACTTTGCATAAGCGAGTGTATTTGACGACTGGCAGTAAGACGATGCATATTTTTGCTAAGGCAGAGGCTTTACTAGATGTTGAGGTATGGACGCGTGTGTTACCAACGGCTGAAGTATTGACGATGATGGAAGACCTTGGGGTTTCACCAAAGCGGATTATTGCTATGCAAGGACCTTTTAGCTACGACATGAATCGTGTAATGTTTGCTGATACTAAGGCTGATGTGGTGGTTATGAAAAATTCAGGCCTTGTTGGAGGTTCTGATACGAAGTTACAAGCGGCTATTGATTTAGGTTTACATATTATTCTTATTGATCGTCCCGAGCCTGCTAAAGGGGCTATGACTATTTCCTCGGCTCAGGAATTCTGTGATTTATGGGAGGACAAGAACAGTGGAATTCATTAA
- a CDS encoding precorrin-8X methylmutase, translating into MEFIKNPKAIEDKSMEIIYPYVKDLNLTDDEVRVYSRTIHASGDVEYAQLVRTSPDAVKKGIEALQNGVHVYCDVEMVRTGINKPALALRGSEVHCLIKDEKVAALAKELGVTRSIAAMRTFGKQLDGQIVAIGNAPTALYEVLRLALEEGVKPALIIGIPVGFVGAAESKEYLMDVSPVPYITVKGNKGGSPIAASVVNALLYTGVNRDGMLFVQGNESKQHD; encoded by the coding sequence GTGGAATTCATTAAAAATCCAAAAGCCATTGAAGATAAAAGTATGGAAATTATTTATCCGTATGTGAAAGATTTAAATCTTACTGACGATGAAGTGCGTGTATATTCTCGAACCATTCATGCGTCTGGTGACGTAGAATATGCGCAGTTAGTGCGTACAAGTCCTGATGCTGTAAAGAAAGGTATTGAAGCTTTGCAGAATGGGGTTCATGTATATTGTGATGTTGAAATGGTACGCACGGGTATTAATAAACCAGCCCTCGCTCTTCGTGGTAGTGAAGTGCATTGTCTGATTAAAGACGAAAAAGTAGCGGCTCTTGCTAAAGAATTGGGTGTTACTCGTTCTATTGCGGCTATGCGTACCTTTGGTAAACAATTAGATGGGCAAATTGTAGCAATTGGTAACGCACCAACTGCTTTATATGAAGTGCTTCGTTTAGCGCTAGAAGAAGGGGTTAAACCAGCGCTTATTATTGGCATTCCTGTAGGTTTTGTAGGCGCTGCAGAATCTAAAGAGTATTTAATGGACGTGTCGCCAGTGCCATATATTACAGTAAAAGGCAATAAAGGTGGTAGCCCTATTGCGGCCTCTGTAGTTAATGCCTTACTATATACGGGTGTGAACCGTGATGGTATGCTATTTGTACAAGGAAACGAGTCGAAACAACATGACTAA
- a CDS encoding FecCD family ABC transporter permease, which translates to MQRNVKRSLWVLGFLALALVAMVVSLVFGSADITLAKIWHTLWSSELTDTQDMVIWNIRFPRNIVAALVGANLAVAGAILQAVMKNPLADPQIVGVSSGAGLAGVIILILFPSWEYLVPLVAFAGALAAALMVYALAWKNGIRPTRIILAGVAVAAFLGSGISALLVFYGDRVQGALLWMVGGLSARSWPQVYLLAPYTLIGLLVAFLGSQRLTILSLGDETAKGLGLPVEQTRFTMTAVAAFLAASAVSVAGLIGFVGLVIPHIARMIIGTDYKFLLPGSACLGAAVLVMSDTLGRVLFSPVEVPVGIIMAFFGAPFFLYLLRRDA; encoded by the coding sequence ATGCAGCGAAATGTAAAACGTAGTTTGTGGGTGCTAGGCTTTTTAGCTTTAGCACTCGTGGCTATGGTTGTATCTTTAGTATTTGGGTCGGCTGATATTACATTGGCTAAGATTTGGCACACTCTATGGAGTTCAGAACTTACAGATACACAGGATATGGTAATTTGGAATATCCGGTTTCCTCGCAATATTGTAGCGGCCTTGGTGGGGGCCAATTTAGCCGTAGCTGGTGCTATTTTGCAAGCAGTTATGAAAAATCCGTTGGCTGATCCACAGATTGTAGGCGTATCCTCCGGGGCGGGGTTAGCTGGGGTTATTATTTTGATTCTCTTTCCAAGTTGGGAATATTTAGTACCGCTTGTAGCCTTTGCTGGGGCCTTAGCGGCCGCCCTCATGGTCTATGCATTAGCTTGGAAGAATGGCATTCGGCCTACGCGGATTATTTTGGCGGGTGTAGCGGTGGCGGCCTTTCTTGGCTCTGGCATATCGGCCTTACTTGTATTCTATGGTGATCGCGTACAAGGGGCGCTTTTATGGATGGTAGGGGGCTTATCAGCACGTAGTTGGCCACAAGTATATTTATTGGCTCCCTATACATTAATCGGTCTTTTGGTAGCTTTTTTAGGGTCACAGCGGTTAACGATTTTAAGTTTAGGTGATGAAACGGCTAAGGGCTTAGGCTTGCCCGTGGAACAAACACGGTTTACCATGACGGCGGTAGCTGCCTTTTTGGCAGCTAGTGCTGTAAGTGTAGCTGGCCTTATCGGCTTTGTGGGGCTGGTGATTCCTCATATTGCGCGTATGATTATTGGTACGGATTATAAGTTTTTATTGCCTGGCTCGGCTTGTTTAGGAGCGGCTGTACTCGTTATGAGTGATACCTTAGGACGGGTATTATTTAGTCCTGTAGAAGTGCCTGTTGGCATAATTATGGCCTTCTTTGGAGCCCCATTTTTCTTATATTTGTTGCGGAGGGATGCGTAA
- a CDS encoding ABC transporter ATP-binding protein yields the protein MEAITVQNLAVSFEQKDVLLDISWSVPSGAITTLIGPNGCGKSTLLKCITGSVKPKQGTIAMGGRLTSSYSARELAKRMAFLPQSPEVPKDMVVEELIYCGRFPHQNWWRNTAGEDRKAVEEAMAVTKTTHLRQQRVSSLSGGERQRVWIAMALAQDPEILLLDEPTTYLDINHQFEVMELLRRLNREQGLTVVMVLHELNQAARYSDQIAVLHKGQLAAVGTPKDVMTAKLLQTVFSVDAKIEEGPEASPYIKIEGLL from the coding sequence ATGGAGGCAATTACTGTGCAGAATTTAGCCGTCTCCTTCGAGCAAAAAGATGTGCTGTTAGATATTTCATGGTCTGTTCCTAGCGGGGCTATTACCACCTTAATTGGGCCTAATGGTTGTGGGAAAAGTACTTTGCTTAAATGTATTACTGGCAGTGTGAAACCAAAACAAGGCACGATTGCTATGGGTGGTCGTTTAACGAGCTCTTATTCGGCTCGTGAACTCGCGAAGCGAATGGCGTTTTTACCACAATCGCCAGAAGTACCTAAAGATATGGTCGTAGAAGAACTCATTTATTGTGGGCGTTTTCCACACCAAAATTGGTGGCGTAATACAGCTGGTGAGGATCGTAAAGCGGTGGAAGAGGCTATGGCGGTTACGAAGACAACGCATTTACGGCAGCAACGTGTATCGTCTTTGTCGGGTGGCGAAAGGCAACGTGTTTGGATTGCTATGGCTTTAGCACAAGATCCTGAAATTTTATTATTAGATGAACCAACGACATATTTAGATATTAATCATCAATTTGAAGTTATGGAATTATTGCGTCGCTTAAATCGGGAGCAGGGATTGACAGTTGTCATGGTATTACATGAGTTAAACCAAGCGGCTCGCTATTCGGATCAAATTGCGGTACTTCATAAAGGCCAATTAGCCGCGGTAGGCACACCAAAGGATGTTATGACAGCTAAGTTATTGCAAACTGTGTTTTCAGTGGATGCTAAAATTGAAGAAGGACCTGAAGCCAGCCCATATATTAAAATTGAAGGTTTATTATAA
- a CDS encoding ABC transporter substrate-binding protein produces the protein MRPFKRILTIVTIVLLALVVLAGCGKTDSSHTSETRTITYKDQTYTVPANPQRIATLANSLLNFLDAIDGQSISRVDSSDALSDKLKALPSLGQTANINMEELLSLKPDLVIGLSNQHGKYEGQLQSNQLPHILVSYDGIKDNVPLLLFLGELTHHETKAKEVVAQYNTNIDKVKAAIKNVTPARVAVLRATGKAVTAETELAVTAAMVKELGMTNVVLQHGDFDKSAKTIPYSLETLAADDPDIIFISTMGKKEDITKTMEKEMTSNPAWQNLTAVKNGKVYYLPSNLFLLNPGLHTPDAMAELVNMAYGIKVDF, from the coding sequence ATGAGACCATTTAAACGAATTTTAACTATAGTAACGATAGTATTATTAGCGCTAGTCGTTTTAGCTGGTTGTGGCAAAACAGACTCTAGTCATACTAGTGAAACACGCACCATAACCTATAAGGATCAAACCTATACGGTGCCAGCTAACCCCCAGCGCATTGCAACCTTAGCTAATTCCTTGCTTAACTTTCTTGATGCTATCGATGGCCAATCTATCAGTCGTGTTGATTCTAGTGATGCCCTCTCTGATAAATTAAAAGCCCTTCCTTCCTTAGGGCAAACAGCCAATATAAATATGGAAGAGCTTCTTAGTTTAAAACCAGATTTAGTGATTGGACTTAGCAATCAGCATGGCAAATATGAAGGACAACTGCAAAGCAATCAGTTACCTCATATCCTTGTAAGCTATGATGGTATTAAAGATAATGTGCCATTATTACTATTCTTAGGCGAATTAACACATCACGAAACTAAAGCGAAAGAGGTAGTCGCCCAGTACAATACCAACATTGATAAAGTAAAAGCTGCCATCAAAAATGTAACGCCAGCCCGTGTTGCCGTTTTACGAGCTACTGGTAAAGCCGTTACTGCAGAAACTGAATTAGCCGTCACGGCTGCTATGGTCAAAGAATTAGGCATGACTAATGTAGTACTACAACATGGTGATTTTGATAAATCAGCCAAAACCATTCCTTATTCCTTAGAAACCTTAGCCGCTGATGATCCTGACATTATCTTCATTTCTACGATGGGTAAAAAAGAAGATATTACTAAAACAATGGAAAAAGAAATGACGAGCAATCCAGCTTGGCAGAATTTAACAGCTGTAAAAAATGGTAAAGTTTACTACTTACCATCTAATCTGTTCTTACTAAATCCTGGTCTTCATACACCAGACGCGATGGCCGAACTCGTGAATATGGCCTATGGCATTAAAGTAGATTTTTAA